The Triticum aestivum cultivar Chinese Spring chromosome 3A, IWGSC CS RefSeq v2.1, whole genome shotgun sequence genome includes a region encoding these proteins:
- the LOC123058122 gene encoding RING-H2 finger protein ATL39-like, with the protein MAEAKRMHEQTTGCLPVDQSCFALSRLSSAYRATRNNDPACCSTTSYLEVLGISFATLLIILFVLCMIRCYLMRRAVNRVTVGAATSTGAGATVVVKKRPTGLSEDAIAALPKFEYRHTADESDRWECSICLCTMADGEVARQLPRCMHLFHRACVDMWLTAHTTCPVCRAEVVKPTDNDERFPKTPAAEAGPSVPPRLEDGQRDLEAQL; encoded by the coding sequence ATGGCCGAGGCCAAGCGCATGCACGAGCAGACCACCGGGTGCCTCCCCGTCGACCAGTCCTGCTTCGCGCTCTCCCGGCTGTCCAGCGCGTACCGCGCCACCCGCAACAACGACCCGGCCTGCTGCTCCACAACGTCCTACCTTGAGGTCCTCGGCATCTCATTCGCGACGCTGCTCATCATCCTCTTCGTGCTCTGCATGATACGCTGCTACCTCATGCGGCGGGCCGTGAACCGGGTCACGGTGGGGGCCGCAACGTCGACAGGCGCGGGGGCGACCGTGGTGGTCAAGAAGCGGCCCACCGGCCTCAGCGAGGACGCCATCGCCGCGCTGCCCAAGTTCGAGTACCGACACACGGCCGACGAGAGCGACCGGTGGGAGTGCTCGATATGCCTCTGCACCATGGCCGACGGCGAGGTGGCCAGGCAACTTCCTAGATGCATGCACCTCTTCCACAGGGCGTGCGTCGACATGTGGCTCACGGCGCACACCACATGCCCGGTGTGCCGAGCCGAGGTGGTCAAGCCGACGGACAACGACGAGAGGTTCCCGAAGACGCCGGCGGCCGAGGCCGGCCCATCGGTGCCGCCTAGGTTGGAGGATGGCCAGAGGGATTTGGAGGCGCAATTATAG